A single window of Jaculus jaculus isolate mJacJac1 chromosome 14, mJacJac1.mat.Y.cur, whole genome shotgun sequence DNA harbors:
- the LOC123454651 gene encoding phosphoethanolamine/phosphocholine phosphatase-like, producing the protein MLATQADQGQELQEGGMAAQGTPRFLLTFDFDETIVDENSDDSIVRAPPGPAATPESLRATYREGYYNEHMQRVFKYLGEQGVRPRDLRSVYEAIPLSSGMSDLLQFVAKQGSCFEVILISDANTFGVESALRAAGHNGLFSRILSNPSEPHVRGLLSLRPFHTHSCARCPANMCKHKVLSDYLRERARDGVHFERLFYVGDGANDFCPMGLLAAADVAFPRRGYPIHCLIQEAQKAEPCSSRAHVVPWESAVDVRLHLQQVLKTCREQPPPKQGGGPGPERARGNSRLLVVVRGSALTTRGKAHLGPLKERLHVLAPQPASSMQQEETKDFTKGVSALPPPIWNRKP; encoded by the exons atgctGGCAACTCAGGCTGATCAAGGTCAGGAACTGCAG GAGGGCGGGATGGCTGCGCAGGGCACACCGCGCTTCCTCCTGACCTTTGACTTCGATGAGACCATCGTGGATGAAAACAGCGACGACTCCATCGTGCGCGCCCCCCCCGGGCCAGCAGCTACCCCGGAAAGCCTTCGTGCCACCTACCGCGAGGGTTATTACAACGAGCACATGCAACGGGTCTTCAAGTACCTGGGCGAGCAGGGCGTGCGGCCGAGGGACCTGCGCTCCGTCTACGAGGCCATCCCCCTGTCGTCAGGCATGAGCGACCTGCTGCAGTTCGTAGCCAAGCAGGGCTCGTGCTTCGAGGTGATCCTCATCTCGGATGCCAACACGTTCGGGGTGGAGAGCGCCCTGCGCGCCGCGGGCCACAACGGCCTGTTCAGTCGCATCCTCAGCAACCCGTCCGAGCCCCACGTGCGGGGACTGCTGTCGTTGCGTCCCTTCCACACGCACAGCTGCGCGCGCTGCCCCGCCAACATGTGCAAGCACAAGGTGCTCAGCGACTACCTGCGCGAGCGCGCCCGCGACGGCGTGCACTTCGAGCGCCTCTTCTACGTGGGCGACGGCGCCAACGACTTCTGCCCCATGGGGTTGCTGGCGGCCGCGGACGTGGCCTTCCCGCGCCGCGGCTACCCCATTCACTGCCTCATCCAGGAGGCGCAGAAAGCCGAACCCTGCTCCTCCCGCGCCCACGTGGTGCCCTGGGAGTCGGCGGTGGACGTGCGCCTCCATCTGCAACAGGTGCTCAAGACGTGCAGAGAACAGCCGCCGCCCAAGCAGGGTGGGGGACCCGGA CCAGAACGAGCCAGAGGGAACAGTCGCCTCCTGGTGGTGGTACGAGGTAGCGCACTAACCACCCGTGGTAAAGCCCACCTGGGACCTCTGAAAGAGCGACTACATGTCCTCGCACCGCAGCCAGCCTCATCTATGCAGCAAGAAGAGACCAAGGACTTTACCAAAGGAGTCTCTGCACTCCCCCCTCCAATATGGAACAGAAAGCCATGA